A genomic stretch from Hemicordylus capensis ecotype Gifberg chromosome 1, rHemCap1.1.pri, whole genome shotgun sequence includes:
- the PKIB gene encoding cAMP-dependent protein kinase inhibitor beta yields MTDVEPVVTDFAASGRAGRRNALPDILGSSAGAGTSDLPHKLAELSMSEDEGAEGGEASSSDTTMENQEAEGKSMDS; encoded by the exons ATGACTGATGTGGAGCCTGTGGTCACTGATTTTGCAGCATCGGGAAGAGCAGGCCGCCGAAATGCCTTACCAGATATTCTGGGTTCTTCTGCTGGGGCTGGGACATCAGACCTGCCTCACAAATTAGCTGAGCTCTCTATGTCAGAAG ATGAAGGAGCTGAAGGCGGAGAAGCATCATCATCTGACACCACAATGGAAAATcaagaagcagaagggaaaagCATGGATTCCTAA